A window from Mangifera indica cultivar Alphonso chromosome 2, CATAS_Mindica_2.1, whole genome shotgun sequence encodes these proteins:
- the LOC123208833 gene encoding importin subunit alpha-2-like, whose product MSLRPSERTEVRRNRYKVAVDADEGRRRREDNMVEIRKNKREESLQKKRREGLQNQQLPASVHASTVEKKLENLPAMIAGVWTNDGNLQLEATTQFRKLLSIERSPPIEEVIQAGVVPRFVEFLVREDFPQLQFEAAWALTNIASGTSENTKVVIDHGAVPIFVKLLASPSDDVREQAVWALGNVAGDSPRCRDLVLGHGALQPLLAQLNESAKLSMLRNATWTLSNFCRGKPQPPFDQVKPALPALARLIYSNDEEVLTDACWALSYLSDGTNDKIQAVIEAGVCPRLVEFLMHPSPSVLIPALRTVGNIVTGDDMQTQCIISHQALPCLLNLLSNNYKKSVKKEACWTISNITAGNKEQIQAVIDANIIGPLVYLLQNAEFEIKKEAAWAISNATSGGTRDQIKYLVNEGCIKPLCDLLTCPDPRIVTVCLEGLENILKVGEADKNLGNNGGVNLFAQMIDDAEGLEKIENLQSHDNNEIYEKAVKILETYWLDEEDETMPPGDASQPGFQFGGSETPNAPSGGFNFS is encoded by the exons aTGTCGTTGAGGCCGAGCGAGAGGACGGAGGTCCGCCGGAACCGCTACAAGGTGGCGGTGGATGCGGATGAGGGACGCCGGAGGAGAGAGGACAACATGGTGGAGATCCGCAAGAACAAGAGAGAAGAAAGCTTGCAGAAGAAGCGACGTGAAGGCCTTCAGAACCAGCAACTGCCAGCTTCTGTTCACGCTTCAACTGTGGAGAAAAAG TTGGAAAATCTACCAGCTATGATAGCTGGTGTTTGGACAAATGATGGTAATCTACAGCTTGAGGCAACAACTCAGTTCAGGAAATTGCTGTCAATTG AACGGAGCCCTCCTATTGAGGAGGTTATACAAGCCGGTGTTGTTCCTCGTTTTGTTGAGTTTCTTGTCAGGGAGGACTTTCCGCAACTCCAG TTTGAAGCTGCTTGGGCTCTTACAAACATTGCTTCTGGAACATCTGAGAACACGAAGGTGGTTATTGATCATGGGGCTGTCCCAATATTTGTAAAACTTCTTGCTTCTCCTAGTGATGATGTTCGCGAGCAG GCTGTGTGGGCGCTGGGTAATGTAGCTGGTGACTCTCCTAGATGCCGTGATCTTGTTCTTGGCCATGGAGCTTTGCAGCCTCTATTGGCACAATTGAATGAAAGTGCAAAGCTTTCCATGCTCAGAAATGCTACTTGGactctttcaaatttttgtcgAGGCAAGCCTCAGCCACCGTTTGATCAG GTTAAGCCTGCACTCCCAGCTCTTGCACGTCTTATTTATTCGAATGATGAGGAAGTTTTGACTGATGCATGCTGGGCACTCTCATATCTTTCTGATGGTACAAATGACAAAATCCAAGCTGTTATTGAAGCGGGTGTGTGTCCTCGTCTGGTTGAATTTCTCAT GCATCCTTCTCCCTCTGTGCTTATACCTGCTCTTCGAACTGTTGGTAATATAGTCACTGGGGATGATATGCAAACTCAG TGCATTATCAGCCATCAAGCATTGCCTTGCCTTTTAAATCTTTTgagtaataattataaaaagagcGTCAAGAAGGAAGCTTGTTGGACTATCTCAAATATCACGGCTGGCAACAAAGAGCAAATTCAG GCTGTGATTGATGCTAACATCATCGGGCCTCTTGTTTATCTGCTTCAAAATGCTGAGTTTGAGATTAAGAAAGAGGCTGCCTGGGCAATCTCAAATGCTACATCTGGTGGTACTCGTGATCAAATCAA GTACCTTGTGAATGAAGGTTGTATCAAGCCCTTGTGTGATCTCCTCACTTGTCCTGATCCCCGAATTGTCACGGTCTGTTTGGAAGGCCTTGAAAATATCTTGAAGGTGGGAGAGGCAGATAAGAATTTGGGAAACAATGGTGGGGTAAATCTGTTTGctcaaatgattgatgatgcTGAGGGATTAgaaaaaattgagaatttacAATCGCATGACAACAATGAGATTTATGAGAAGGCTGTAAAGATTCTTGAGACGTATTGGTTAGATGAGGAGGATGAGACAATGCCACCTGGCGATGCTTCTCAACCCGGTTTCCAATTTGGAGGCAGTGAGACTCCTAATGCCCCATCTGGCGGATTCAATTTCAGCTAG
- the LOC123208889 gene encoding exopolyphosphatase, which yields MATKFPSLQTPKTLFASVDMGTNCFKLLIIRAYPSGKFLILDRVKEPVTLGRDFTSSLSLHISSESLSRSVESLLKFRKLIESYNVEKDQTRVVATAAAREAKNKEQFVKSVEENAGFEIDVLSGEEEAEFVYLGMLQFLPVYHKLVLGVDIGGGSTEFVAGKRGKIVFCESLRLGHVGLSEKFGTCESEIVKMREFIRMVVKESGLVERVRQSGFEVAVGCSGTIRAIEKAVFNGYDQKFVDNVGVLRDCKRDWRLSREGLKSVVDRLCSGGGEGERVRKERFFKRRSEFIVAGAVLLDEIFELLGIKEMEVSGYGLAEGVIADSLSKIFDGYDLNANARWHSVIQLAMRFSGTKKMRYAAQCASIAKDIFEGLRKCDELANSQVKFGVSLDNKDLEYLEAASLLHSMGLFISKKGYHKKSCEIIMNGDHLYGYSTEEIKLIALLTRYHRKKFPKFSHSPLKEFSGEVKQKFKMLCAILRISVILQQNESVNLQELEVFCSHEGFKLVIQEARGQPSFHGISQPTAEDIEAQLRQELKYFKKVFKQELLIIIPPSSSIDSKDKVTSKRDVDHL from the exons ATGGCCACTAAATTTCCATCTCTCCAAACCCCAAAAACCCTCTTTGCTTCCGTTGACATGGGCACGAATTGTTTCAAGCTTCTCATTATTCGAGCTTATCCCAGCGGGAAGTTCTTAATTTTGGACCGTGTTAAAGAACCTGTGACTCTTGGTCGCGACTTCacatcatctttgtctttgcACATCTCCAGTGAGTCATTGTCTCGCTCAGTTGAATCTTTACTTAAGTTTAGAAAGTTGATTGAATCTTACAACGTGGAGAAGGATCAAACACGTGTTGTTGCAACTGCAGCTGCACGTGAAGCTAAAAATAAGGAACAGTTTGTTAAGAGTGTTGAGGAGAATGCTGGGTTTGAAATTGATGTGTTGAGTGGTGAAGAGGAAGCTGAGTTTGTGTATCTGGGTATGCTACAGTTTTTGCCGGTTTATCATAAATTAGTTTTGGGGGTTGATATTGGAGGTGGGTCCACTGAGTTTGTTGCTGGGAAGAGAGGGAAGATTGTGTTTTGTGAGTCATTGAGGCTGGGGCATGTGGGGTTGAGTGAAAAGTTTGGAACTTGTGAGAGTGAAATTGTGAAAATGAGGGAGTTTATTAGGATGGTTGTGAAAGAAAGTGGGTTGGTTGAGAGAGTGAGGCAGAGTGGTTTTGAGGTGGCTGTTGGTTGTTCCGGTACTATTAGGGCTATTGAGAAGGCGGTTTTTAATGGTTATGATCAGAAGTTTGTGGATAATGTGGGGGTTTTGCGGGACTGTAAGAGGGATTGGAGACTAAGTAGAGAGGGATTGAAGAGTGTAGTTGATAGGTTGTGTTCTGGAGGAGGAGAAGGAGAGAGGGTTAGGAAAGAGAGGTTTTTTAAGAGGAGATCGGAGTTTATTGTTGCAGGTGCGGTGTTGTTAGATGAGATTTTTGAGTTGCTTGGGATCAAAGAAATGGAGGTTTCTGGCTATGGATTGGCAGAGGGTGTTATTGCTGATAGCTTGTCTAAGATCTTTGATGGATATGATTTGAATGCAAATGCTAGGTGGCATTCAGTGATTCAACTTGCAATGAGGTTTAGTGGTACAAAGAAGATGAGATATGCTGCACAATGTGCTAGCATTGCAAAG GATATTTTTGAAGGTTTAAGAAAATGTGATGAGCTTGCCAACAGTCAAGTTAAATTTGGTGTCTCCTTGGATAACAAAGATCTTGAATATCTTGAAGCTGCATCTTTGCTTCACAGTATGGGACTCTTCATCAGTAAAAAGGGCTATCACAAGAAGTCTTGTGAAATCATTATG AATGGTGATCATCTTTATGGATACAGTACTGAGGAAATCAAG TTAATTGCACTGCTTACTAGATATCACCGAAAGAAATTTCCCAAATTTAGTCATTCTCCTTTAAAGGAGTTTTCTGGAGAG GTAAAGCAGAAATTCAAAATGCTTTGTGCAATACTGCGCATATCTGTTATATTACAGCAGAATGAATCTGTGAATCTACAGGAGTTGGAAGTTTTTTGTTCTCATGAAGGTTTTAAGCTG GTAATCCAGGAAGCAAGGGGTCAACCTTCTTTCCATGGTATATCACAGCCCACGGCAGAGGACATTGAGGCACAACTAAGGCAAGagttaaaatactttaaaaag GTGTTCAAGCAAGAATTGTTGATTATAATTCCACCGTCTAGTTCAATTGACTCTAAAGATAAAGTTACTTCTAAAAGAGATGTCGATCACTTGTAA
- the LOC123203938 gene encoding dnaJ homolog subfamily B member 8-like — translation MDGEGGGGGGSTAGSSCYYSVLGLRKDASFSDIRSAYRKLAMKWHPDRFAKNPGVASEAKRRFQRIQEAYSVLSDETKRSMYDAGLYEDEDEDFYDFMQEMISMMNSVKDEGDSFEDLQRMFVEMVEGDSMSFEFKVDQADIKRPRVNASNGKRSSSRY, via the exons ATGGACGGAGAAGGAGGCGGAGGAGGAGGTTCCACTGCCGGATCTTCTTGCTACTACTCGGTTCTTGGCCTCCGCAAGGATGCATCCTTCTCTGATATTCGCTCCGCCTATCGCAAGCTCGCCATG AAATGGCATCCGGACAGGTTTGCGAAGAATCCTGGGGTGGCGTCGGAAGCGAAACGGCGGTTTCAGCGAATCCAGGAGGCTTACTCCG TCCTTTCCGATGAGACTAAACGGTCAATGTATGATGCCGGGCTGTacgaagatgaagacgaa GACTTCTATGATTTCATGCAAGAGATGATCTCCATGATGAACAGTGTAAAAGACGAG GGAGATAGCTTTGAGGACCTTCAAAGGATGTTCGTGGAGATGGTGGAAGGAGACAGTATGAGCTTCGAGTTCAAAGTGGATCAAGCGGACATCAAGAGGCCACGTGTCAATGCATCAAACGGTAAGCGCAGCAGTTCTAGATATTGA
- the LOC123200267 gene encoding calmodulin-binding protein 60 G-like isoform X1 has product MLWRIQIDLFIRFLFLQTLLAMTLKRAFQGDDDDEFGGLSPDTSRRVTSKKAFMDVMKGISMDEMVIRMEPFLRRTVRDEVERVILPLLHPTARNLVDQAETSERSRLRLVFVNKLPLSIFTCSKIEAEDGGPVKINLMDAYSRTVVNSGPLSSMKIEIVVLDGDFCSDDQEDWSENEFRSKLMREREGKRPLVTGELTITLKGGVGIFNDVVFTDNSSWMKCRKFRLGARAVQRNNDDMRIREAISEAFMVKDQRGESYKKHHPPALDDEVWRLERIAKDGPIYERLAEKKVKTVRDFLQLHTIDPTLLHKILGAPHKTWETIVDHAVTCVVDDEKLYAYYTNADGVVLLFNSIYKLVAATFDGKVYQSLDNLNSSQKYIVENLKIRAYKHVTDFVAVDARTILGPQRSLMDPQVEQLNSPTSILQHHEFPVAQEMQLDFDHASTSTSNTYEPVDCNQFQFSLLQDSLHPADMFNPMLRNSFPMAEFVPNEEISWPNYNLGSESISQAPMSTWSPVNPGWGSGNGFLFTPSNESEFGMASSFPNLGVHMSRTGNPKAAWCKIRAAVIWGSVRRNVAARRMARPFYVNQLLSSGIN; this is encoded by the exons ATGCTTTGGAGAATCCAAATAGATCTGTTCATTAGGTTCTTGTTTCTTCAAACTTTACTGG CAATGACACTGAAGAGGGCCTTTCaaggtgatgatgatgatgagtttgGAGGTTTGAGTCCTGACACTAGCAGGAGAGTTACTTCTAAGAA AGCTTTTATGGATGTCATGAAAGGGATTTCAATGGATGAAATGGTCATCCGAATGGAGCCATTTCTTCGCAGAACG GTGCGAGATGAGGTGGAACGTGTGATTCTACCTTTACTTCACCCGACTGCAAG AAACTTAGTTGATCAAGCTGAGACATCTGAAAGAAGTCGCTTGCGATTGGTTTTTGTTAACAAACTGCCCCTCTCAATCTTTACTTGCAGCAAAATAGAAGCTGAGGATGGCGGACCTGTTAAGATAAACTTGATGGATGCATATAGCAGGACGGTAGTGAATTCTGGTCCCCTCTCTTCAATGAAAATCGAGATCGTTGTCCTTGATGGTGATTTTTGTTCCGACGACCAAGAAGATTGGTCAGAGAATGAATTCAGATCCAAACTTATGCGTGAAAGAGAAGGTAAACGACCACTGGTGACAGGGGAGCTAACTATTACCCTAAAAGGAGGAGTTGGTATTTTCAATGATGTAGTTTTCACTGACAATTCTAGCTGGATGAAATGCCGGAAGTTCAGGTTAGGAGCTAGAGCAGTGCAAAGAAATAATGATGATATGAGAATAAGGGAAGCCATAAGTGAAGCTTTTATGGTGAAGGATCAACGTGGCGAAT CATACAAAAAACACCATCCTCCAGCTTTGGACGATGAAGTATGGCGCTTGGAGAGAATAGCCAAAGATGGCCCCATTTATGAGCGATTGGCTGAGAAGAAAGTTAAAACTGTGAGAGATTTCCTGCAGTTGCATACAATCGATCCCACGCTGCTACACAAA ATACTTGGTGCTCCACACAAGACCTGGGAGACAATTGTAGATCATGCTGTAACTTGTGTTGTGGATGACGAAAAGTTGTATGCGTATTATACGAATGCAGATGGGGTTGTTCTCTTGTTCAACTCCATCTATAAGCTTGTAGCCGCCACATTTGATGGCAAAGTTTATCAATCTCTTGATAATCTAAACAGCTCTCAGAAG TACATTGTTGAAAACTTAAAGATTCGTGCTTATAAGCATGTGACGGACTTTGTCGCAGTTGATGCACGCACCATTTTAGGCCCTCAGAGGTCCTTAATGGATCCGCAAGTGGAACAACTCAACAGTCCAACTTCAATACTGCAGCATCATGAGTTCCCAGTTGCACAAG AAATGCAGCTGGATTTCGACCATGCTTCTACTTCAACTTCTAATACTTACGAGCCAGTAGACTGCAATCAGTTCCAATTTTCCCTCCTACAAGACAGCCTTCATCCTGCCGACATGTTTAATCCTATGCTAAGAAACAGCTTCCCAATGGCTGAATTTGTTCCCAATGAGGAAATCAGTTGGCCAAACTATAACTTAGGCTCTGAGTCCATTTCTCAGGCTCCAATGTCAACTTGGTCTCCAGTTAATCCTGGATGGGGGTCAGGCAATGGATTTCTCTTCACCCCAAGCAACGAATCCGAATTTGGCATGGCTTCCTCTTTTCCAAACCTCGGTGTACATATGTCAAGGACTGGCAACCCCAAAGCAGCCTGGTGCAAGATCAGAGCTGCTGTGATATGGGGATCAGTCAGGCGCAATGTGGCAGCCAGAAGAATGGCAAGGCCTTTCTATGTAAATCAACTGCTAAGCTCTGGCATTAATTAA
- the LOC123208820 gene encoding syntaxin-43-like yields the protein MELRKKQSAYLKRLRQQKEGQDGVDLEMNLNGSRSRTEDDDLDDMAFNEHQIAKLKKSEAFTAEREREIQQVVESVNELAQIMKDLSVLVIDQGTIVDRIDYNIQNVATTVEDGLKQLQKAERTQKQGGMVMCATVLVIMCFIMLVLLILRKYCSNR from the exons ATGGAGCTTCGTAAGAAGCAGTCAGCTTATTTGAAGCGTCTCAGACAACAAAAAG AGGGTCAAGATGGAGTTGATTTGGAGATGAATCTAAATGGAAGTAGATCTAGAACAGAAGACGATGATTTGGATGACATG GCGTTTAATGAGCATCAGATAGCAAAGCTGAAAAAAAGTGAGGCATTTACGgcagaaagagaaagagagatccAACAG GTAGTGGAATCAGTAAACGAGCTTGCTCAAATTATGAAGGATCTTTCAGTACTTGTAATAGACCAG GGCACTATTGTCGATCGGATAGATTACAATATTCAAAATGTTGCAACTACTGTTGAAGATGGCCTGAAACAACTTCAGAAG GCAGAGAGAACACAGAAACAAGGGGGGATGGTAATGTGTGCGACAGTGCTAGTTATCATGTGCTTTATCATGTTGGTCCTCCTAATCCTAAGGAAATACTGTTCTAATCGTTGA
- the LOC123200267 gene encoding calmodulin-binding protein 60 G-like isoform X2: MKWSSEWSHFFAERNLVDQAETSERSRLRLVFVNKLPLSIFTCSKIEAEDGGPVKINLMDAYSRTVVNSGPLSSMKIEIVVLDGDFCSDDQEDWSENEFRSKLMREREGKRPLVTGELTITLKGGVGIFNDVVFTDNSSWMKCRKFRLGARAVQRNNDDMRIREAISEAFMVKDQRGESYKKHHPPALDDEVWRLERIAKDGPIYERLAEKKVKTVRDFLQLHTIDPTLLHKILGAPHKTWETIVDHAVTCVVDDEKLYAYYTNADGVVLLFNSIYKLVAATFDGKVYQSLDNLNSSQKYIVENLKIRAYKHVTDFVAVDARTILGPQRSLMDPQVEQLNSPTSILQHHEFPVAQEMQLDFDHASTSTSNTYEPVDCNQFQFSLLQDSLHPADMFNPMLRNSFPMAEFVPNEEISWPNYNLGSESISQAPMSTWSPVNPGWGSGNGFLFTPSNESEFGMASSFPNLGVHMSRTGNPKAAWCKIRAAVIWGSVRRNVAARRMARPFYVNQLLSSGIN; encoded by the exons ATGAAATGGTCATCCGAATGGAGCCATTTCTTCGCAGAACG AAACTTAGTTGATCAAGCTGAGACATCTGAAAGAAGTCGCTTGCGATTGGTTTTTGTTAACAAACTGCCCCTCTCAATCTTTACTTGCAGCAAAATAGAAGCTGAGGATGGCGGACCTGTTAAGATAAACTTGATGGATGCATATAGCAGGACGGTAGTGAATTCTGGTCCCCTCTCTTCAATGAAAATCGAGATCGTTGTCCTTGATGGTGATTTTTGTTCCGACGACCAAGAAGATTGGTCAGAGAATGAATTCAGATCCAAACTTATGCGTGAAAGAGAAGGTAAACGACCACTGGTGACAGGGGAGCTAACTATTACCCTAAAAGGAGGAGTTGGTATTTTCAATGATGTAGTTTTCACTGACAATTCTAGCTGGATGAAATGCCGGAAGTTCAGGTTAGGAGCTAGAGCAGTGCAAAGAAATAATGATGATATGAGAATAAGGGAAGCCATAAGTGAAGCTTTTATGGTGAAGGATCAACGTGGCGAAT CATACAAAAAACACCATCCTCCAGCTTTGGACGATGAAGTATGGCGCTTGGAGAGAATAGCCAAAGATGGCCCCATTTATGAGCGATTGGCTGAGAAGAAAGTTAAAACTGTGAGAGATTTCCTGCAGTTGCATACAATCGATCCCACGCTGCTACACAAA ATACTTGGTGCTCCACACAAGACCTGGGAGACAATTGTAGATCATGCTGTAACTTGTGTTGTGGATGACGAAAAGTTGTATGCGTATTATACGAATGCAGATGGGGTTGTTCTCTTGTTCAACTCCATCTATAAGCTTGTAGCCGCCACATTTGATGGCAAAGTTTATCAATCTCTTGATAATCTAAACAGCTCTCAGAAG TACATTGTTGAAAACTTAAAGATTCGTGCTTATAAGCATGTGACGGACTTTGTCGCAGTTGATGCACGCACCATTTTAGGCCCTCAGAGGTCCTTAATGGATCCGCAAGTGGAACAACTCAACAGTCCAACTTCAATACTGCAGCATCATGAGTTCCCAGTTGCACAAG AAATGCAGCTGGATTTCGACCATGCTTCTACTTCAACTTCTAATACTTACGAGCCAGTAGACTGCAATCAGTTCCAATTTTCCCTCCTACAAGACAGCCTTCATCCTGCCGACATGTTTAATCCTATGCTAAGAAACAGCTTCCCAATGGCTGAATTTGTTCCCAATGAGGAAATCAGTTGGCCAAACTATAACTTAGGCTCTGAGTCCATTTCTCAGGCTCCAATGTCAACTTGGTCTCCAGTTAATCCTGGATGGGGGTCAGGCAATGGATTTCTCTTCACCCCAAGCAACGAATCCGAATTTGGCATGGCTTCCTCTTTTCCAAACCTCGGTGTACATATGTCAAGGACTGGCAACCCCAAAGCAGCCTGGTGCAAGATCAGAGCTGCTGTGATATGGGGATCAGTCAGGCGCAATGTGGCAGCCAGAAGAATGGCAAGGCCTTTCTATGTAAATCAACTGCTAAGCTCTGGCATTAATTAA
- the LOC123208816 gene encoding exonuclease DPD1, chloroplastic/mitochondrial-like: MEELIPKLKQYVKSREKLGGFVVFVAHNARAFDVPFLVMEFRRCSEEIPPNWLFLDTLPLAREMKKSGGSKLTSGLSLQALREYYGIPLAGSAHRAKSDVKVLSMILQRLTSELKLSISGLVQKTFTASDLNTHKKKSSS, translated from the exons ATGGAGGAGCTGATACCGAAATTAAAACAGTATGTTAAAAGCCGTGAGAAACTAGGGGGATTTGTGGTGTTTGTTGCGCACAATGCCCGTGCATTTGATGTACCATTTCTGGTTATGGAATTCAGGCGTTGCTCTGAAGAAATTCCCCCGAATTGGCTGTTTTTGGATACGCTTCCTCTAGCACGTGAAATGAAGAAGTCTGGTG GATCGAAGCTTACTTCAGGACTATCATTGCAAGCTCTACGCGAATACTATGGCATTCCATTGGCTGGTTCAGCTCACAGAGCCAAGTCTGATGTGAAGGTCCTGTCGATGATTCTTCAAAGATTGACTTCCGAACTGAAGCTATCTATCTCTGGCCTAGTTCAAAAAACTTTCACAGCCTCTGATTTGAACACCCATAAGAAGAAGAGTTCAAGCTAG
- the LOC123208834 gene encoding GATA transcription factor 15-like, with product MPFKPLLLLSPFGTSKSSFFSFFYLFSHDFLFSMLFFVENLKRKSLNNVMNESNNFNIIKFCTDCKTTKTPLWRGGPAGPKSLCNACGIRYRKKKRVFESLNRRRPEKRKDKTTIPGASAKSAFAKVDNDNSYKGLSESFKMRLLVLGKEMMLQRPSSSSTPPFAVVKKKQRCQRRRKLKEEEQAAFSLMALSCGFVFA from the exons ATGCCCTTTAAAccccttcttcttctctctcctTTCGGTACTTcaaaaagttcttttttttctttcttttatcttttttctcatgattttcttttctCCATGCTGTTTTTTGTTGAGAACTTGAAGCGG AAATCATTAAACAACGTGATGAATGAAAGCAACAACTTTAACATCATCAAGTTTTGTACGGACTGCAAGACTACAAAAACCCCTTTGTGGAGAGGTGGCCCTGCTGGTCCTAAG TCGCTTTGTAACGCATGCGGGATCAGGtacagaaagaaaaagagagtttttgaaAGCTTAAACAGGCGTCGtccagaaaagagaaaagacaaaaccaCCATACCTGGTGCTTCTGCTAAAAGTGCTTTTGCCAAAGTTGATAATGATAATAGTTACAAAGGATTGAGTGAGTCTTTCAAGATGCGGTTACTGGTTTTGGGCAAAGAAATGATGTTGCAGAggccatcatcatcatcaacaccgCCATTTGCGGTGGTGAAGAAGAAGCAAAGATGCCAAAGAAGAAGGAAGCTGAAAGAGGAAGAACAAGCAGCTTTCTCTTTGATGGCTTTATCTTGTGGGTTTGTTTTCGCTTGA